DNA from Cheilinus undulatus linkage group 20, ASM1832078v1, whole genome shotgun sequence:
aaaaagagaaacccTTTCACTTTTGTCATCCCTCACATCagtagtggttctcaagtggtctAGGCTCAGGGCCCACCACCACCTGGACCTTACactctatttcattttttcctaaatagtctaATTGTAAGTAAAAAAATTTTTAATTCCTAAACAATTATACtgtaatctggattttattcaACAAAATGATCAATGACAACAATGGCATTTtttgagagggacccaactgcagtcaagatggtcaacgctatacatccaatccatgccggaagtcccaatCGGAAGccaagcctaacccttggtgctggatctcaaatatatcaccttccctactgccttaccctgaacatAACCACTTGGGTTTTAATGattaagcctaaccttagacgtacggacttccggttgagacttttggtatggattggatgtatgtcggccatcttgtctgcagcaaggtactcttggagagcatttttttttttgcaaaataacttaaaatgttGTGTCCCAAATCATTACGCAAAACagagtttccaaacactcagtagtttttaaaatgctgaaagCAGAAATCTGTTGGTAATTTTTCCTCAAATCAaggctatttcaatcaaaaacaactGTAAAGATTAAGTTACATATAGGAGCCCTCCTTTGATATCACCTGAACAACCctctcatccattgaacttgttaGTCCACGTttagtttctgcctgtttttccttTGAGAATGCCAGTattgcctcccagagctgctgttttgaggtAAACTGCCGTCCACCCTCATAGAGCCTCCTTTTAAGGATGCACCACAAAAtttcaatagggttgaggtcaggcaATGACACCATGATTTTTTCGCCCTTTATGCCCATAGAGCCAAGGCCACAGTGAGATTTTTTGCAGCATTGGATGGTATGTTgtcttgcatgaaaatgattttactctggAAGGCACggttgctgacatcacagccttgttgggacatggtggccattcACCAACCACCTagaactccatccatctggaccatccagtgtaGCATGACATCCATCGGTGAGttaaactgtttgaaaattagtcttcTCATATTTCTGAGCCGGCTGCAATTGTTTCTTCTTGTGGGCGTTAGTTAAGGGTGACTGAAATACTGCCCATTAGATAGACTATTTCAGAATGTTTGGGtggtttattttaaaagtatttttaaataatgatgagactttaaaaccttatttttaaTACACTGACAGAGTTTCACTTAAATCAGCAGACACAACGTAATACAAAAGATGGTGTATTTTATTTGTACTTCTTTATTAGTTACAGGTACAGTCAcaaacacaggagagaaacagcagtgagaggaggaagaagagtcaaaaaacaaagatatttcacttttgtttatttcatctCTGCCTCCCGCTCACCATCTCTCAACATCTCTTTCTCTATTTACAAGATTAAACCATAAAGAAAAATCTTTCCTATTTTCACTGCAACTTTTTCCTTTTGTACCCATgtagaagagagagagggattcAAAAGAGAAGGAGGAAACTATTATAGTACAATACTCCTTATCTTTTGCTATGCACTCACAAACAAAGGCACAAATCCATTAAACACCCCGTCAGGCTGAGGCAAACAGACCTCTAGGGTCAGACTGCATACTTGTTTCAAGTAAGCGCCTGTGCATGCACCATAGCACCCAAGAAATTGACTGACTGACACGTCGTATGTAGGTATGACACGCGCACCGTTAGCCTCGACACAGAAGGACGGAGTGATTGACGGGggaaaaggaagaggaagaagaggcagggacagagatggagagagcgtttcagtagcacaagattatttttattgaaataatcCCATGTTTCCCCTGTTGGTAcagctcacacacaaacacccccCACAGCCTTCAGTCCTCTCACTGAGGATCTCGATAAAGGAGACAAGTCTTTTTGTAGCGAAAGAGAGGGCACAGGGGGCGAACGTGTGCAAGAGTTGCGGCGTTTGAAATGAGGGAGAAAGTAGATGGTGATGGTGAGGGCGAGCGTGGGTTTGAACGGAGGTAGAGAGTTTGAGAGAGGGGGATTTactcctccttttcctctccgTGTGTGATGACGTAGCAGATGTTCTTGTAGTCCACATTGCCAGCCACATCAGGGGGGAAAGCAGCCCACAGGTTGGTCATCTGTAGAGGAAGAGAGATGAGAAGGACATGATTTAAAACgctgaaaaacttttaaaaagtgtgaACAAGTGTGAGGCAAAGATTAAACAGCTCACCTCCTCAGCGGTGAACCTGTCGCACTGGGTGGTCAGGAGCTCCTCAAGGCTGTAAGAGAAGAATAGAAGAGTGTGAATATAGCTAGATTTAAGAGTTTCTGACAAAGTAACACTGCTGTGATCGAAGGTTGAAGCACTTACAATTCCTTCTTGATTGCACCAGTGCCCTCGGGGTCCAGGACCTTGAAAGCGCTCACGATAACGTCCTCGGGGTCAGCACCTTAAAGTAAAATTAACCAATTAGTTTTACTTCTAAAGGATAAAACACAGCATAATTCCCCCGATGAGCAACAAAAAACACTGTTGCACTAGTTTTCATCTCTTTGTCACATTTACAcaagttttaaaagaaatgggatgatatatatatattaaaaaaaaaaaacattataaaaatcagaaattatatataaaattatgaTATAAGAGCTTTGTTTTGTCCAGAGGGGGCGCTACAATCAGCAAAGACTGAAAGATTCTCAAAGAAGCTAAGAGTAAAATCAGCCAATTTACCTCACTTAAAGAGGATAAAGAACAGCATAAATTTTCTGATGAGCTACAAACACCAATTTGTGTTGAATACATctttgttttattagtttttactgaaatacctgaatattaaagctcctgtgaggaggaGTTTTAAAAGAGACTTAAATTGATACTAGTGTTTGTTTTATaacctacaaaagcaaaaaagatCATCAGAGGAAAGATTGATTATTTTATATGGTTATTATCAATGTTTGAAACTGATGCTGCCGGGGGTAGGTGCTAGATGAAGTAAaagagcattttattttaaatatcttttacAGACAGTCTTCTTGCCCAATAGGACtattaaaagaattaaaagtaTTTTGATAGAAAATACCATCAAAATCAGAAATTATATAAGAGCTTTGTTTTATCCAGAGGCTTTAAAACGTATACTTTTGGGGGGATTGCACAGAATGGACCCAAACAAAAAGGTAACTTTATCATTTGGATTGGGAATAAAATTTggtattaaaaataattcacatttttaaaaagaaaatatttgattGGTTTGCACTGAAGCCACTAAGGTCATCTTCAACCAGTTGTCTTCAGGTTTAATAtatatttagttatttattctttttttatcgCTATGTtaattattttgcttttaatgtATTGTTGATTGTAATTCTATTCTTTATGAGTTTCCTTCCTGTTGCAttttatatgtatgtgtatatatatatatatatatatatatatatatatatatgtgtgtgtgtgtgtgtgcgtgggtgggtgtgtgtgtgtgtgtatatgtaggCCATtcgtaaagcactttgtaacctTATTAAGACAGGTACTATATGGatagttattattattcttatcaTTATAATTACACatagttaatttaaaaaagatgctTAAAATATATTAAACCAAATGTAAAATTAAGACAAAGAATACATGAATTCAAAGAtttaaatttgtgaaaaaagaaaaaaaaaaaaagggagggaTACATGAAAAAAGGTTTCAGATTCAGAATTCTTGAAGAGTCTCTGTGTAAACTCACCCTTCAGCTTCTCGCCGAACATGGTCAGGAAGACGGTGAAGTTGATGGGGCCGCTGGCCTCCTTCACCATGGCCTCCAGCTCCTCATTCTTCACGTTCAGTTGGCCCATAGTGGCCAGCACATCCCTCAGGTCGTCCTTGCTGATGATGCCATCTCTGTTCTGGTCGATGATTGTGAAAGCCTGGTGTTGAAGgtagagaaaaagagaagacatGACAAGGTCATTTAAAAGCTCTTAGCctattaacaaaaacacagcaaaaccAAAGCAGCGATATCTGAGATTCTCACATTTCTCACAAGTCAGGGTCATAAGACTCGCTTATGATAATTATATGCCTGCCAACATAAACGTGTAAATGCAGAGATGTCCTCCACCTCTCCCTCTCCACATAGCTGGGCATGAAACCAAAGATGGCATTGAGAACCTTTGGGGACTTGGCAGCTGGTGGGCCACTTGTCTTTCTTAGGTGTTAAAATGGTCTCGGAATGTGAGACAAGCCCCTTGTGACATTTAAGGAGATGGTATCGATGACATCTGTCACCCCTACCCCTCCCCTCTTTTTTGCCTTGTGACTAAATCTACTGACCCTGTCCCCAATGTTCTCTCACCTTTTGAGATCTGTAAAGGGAATGTGAATGCCAGATTAGCCTTTATTTTAACAACTTAATACCAGGTAAAACCACTCCTAATTTCTGCCACTGTCCACAATGACAATTTACTTTATGAGCAAACTGCTAAATCATGactaaataacattttcttcccatttcctcCATGCTACAAGTACCTACATCTTTCCTACTCTTTCTATCTTGAGATCTTCTCCCCTGCTTTGATTGATTTAACCCTCCACCAGCTGTCTGGCAGCATTCCAGTGGGGTCACACAGCGTCTCTTGGGCGTCTGTGAGGGGGATTACTGAGCTCACCCAAAGGAGAGGTAGCTGCTGTCATCGGAAGAACTCGGATTTACTGTCCTGACGTGCTGATGAGGACATTTTACTTGTCATGTGGTCAGACAAATCAGGTGTAGATCCCTCAGGGGCTACCACACATTAGCAGCAAGGTCAAATTAAACATACGGATTCCACTAATATGACCTTGAAAGtccaaaataaatacaactaGAAGGTTCCAGCattcaaatgaaagaaatgtgATGCGAAAATGTTACCTCCTTGTACTCCTGGATCTGGCTCTGCTCaaacatggagaacacattggAGGATCCACCCTCACCCTGCTGCTGCCTCCTCTTGGCCTTCTTGGGTGCCTGTTAAAACAACAAACGGGTaagaaaaacttcaaaaacacagatTATTTGACCAAGGTAAGATAATGAGGTTCTTGTTTAGTCTCTAAACTGTCTATGACGGCTTAAGTAAGATCAACAATCTGGTAAACAGGAGTCACACAAGGCTTGCTTCTTGTGCCTTTTTAAATCATACTACAACAGAGATAACCTTTGAATAATACACTTATCATATAAGTAAACAAATCCAGTCAAAAATcttatgtgaatattttttccAATTGTAATTATTTCTATCAAAATAATTACGGTTGTACGTATTTATTCCCATTGAGGAAAGTAATTTAGCCCATATAATTTGTATTGTCCCATTGCTAAAGTTTGAGGTGTGAGATTAACTTAGCCTAGACCAGCAGAAAAATATGTAATTCTTTCCAAATCCAGAGTTTTAAAGGCTTTCCTCAGGGGACCCTTAAATCAGGATCTTTGCCAGTTGGTTATCCAGATTGAAAATTGCGTCGCAGATTCTTTTCTCTCATCAGTTGAGTGTAGAGATGATCCTAGCTCCCTGAAGACTGTTCTTCAGAGCAACATAGCCTCACTCACCATCTCTCAAGTTTTGGGGTTGTTGTTGGTCAAGAAGAGAAGCCTACGCCAAAGCCGATGTGACTGACATGTATGCATCGCACCCATGGGGCCTTATATACTAGCCCATGGGgggctaactttagccacaccaTCAGGTTTGGCAGGAAAACAGAGCTGAGGGGAAAGtaagagaaagagggaggagtGAGAAGAAGGTGGCGGGGCAGATCAGCTTACCGATGCTCCAAAATAGGCCCCTGGAGTCTTGGAATGAGGTGAATTCAATGCCAACACACACGACTGACTTTGGTGTCATCTGTAGACTAATATGGTCAAACTAACAGGCCAAGAATGCTGCAACAACTGAACTACCCCTAAACCTTTCTTCTGCTCCTTCTTCTTTGCAAACTGAAGGTCTTTTTGTGACTATTTTTGACCGTTTTATTTCCACTAGATGAACAAATGCTAATGCATGATGACAGCCTGTTACTACCAACTTGATACTCGCACGTATTGGATTAACAGTAATCAACGGCCTAAGCCGCTCAAGTTGCCAGCTTGTAATCGCAGTAAACATATCCGGAAGTCATCGCCTGTCTAAATGATAGTTTAGTTTCTACTCCATGATCAGTGGCCACCAGCGGGGTTTATAAACAGACATGATACTTGAAAGC
Protein-coding regions in this window:
- the mylpfb gene encoding myosin light chain, phosphorylatable, fast skeletal muscle b isoform X3 is translated as MFEQSQIQEYKEAFTIIDQNRDGIISKDDLRDVLATMGQLNVKNEELEAMVKEASGPINFTVFLTMFGEKLKGADPEDVIVSAFKVLDPEGTGAIKKEFLEELLTTQCDRFTAEEMTNLWAAFPPDVAGNVDYKNICYVITHGEEKEE
- the mylpfb gene encoding myosin light chain, phosphorylatable, fast skeletal muscle b isoform X2; its protein translation is MAPKKAKRRQQQGEGGSSNVFSMFEQSQIQEYKEAFTIIDQNRDGIISKDDLRDVLATMGQLNVKNEELEAMVKEASGPINFTVFLTMFGEKLKGADPEDVIVSAFKVLDPEGTGAIKKEFLEELLTTQCDRFTAEEMTNLWAAFPPDVAGNVDYKNICYVITHGEEKEE